Proteins from a genomic interval of Chroococcidiopsis thermalis PCC 7203:
- a CDS encoding non-ribosomal peptide synthetase: MNTNPVSNAEFVFPASFAQQRLWFLHALAPGNPFYNISAAIRLHGHLNITALEQTFNEIVRRHEVLRTRFEMSEGQLHQVVVESVSVPLAIVDLRTLPASDREAAARQQAIALSQRPFDLSADLLLRLTIFQLDALEYILLLNLHHIIADGWSIGVLVRELGTLYTAFSSNKSSPLADLPIQYADFAHWQQEWLQGEVLESQLSYWRSQLADLAVLNLPTDRARSPIQSYKGATHNFQLSKNLTQFLEAFSQQAGVTLFMTLLAAFQTLLHRYTGQEDIAVGSPIANRNRPEIEPLIGFFVNSLVLRTDLSGNPTFWELLGRVREVTLGAYAHQDLPFEKLVEELRPERDLSRHPLFSVAIALQNTPITALELPGLALSQFEFDRGTSRLDLEFHLWQTPAGLQGQIIYSTDLFDRSTIVRMLGHFQTLLAGIVADPHRRLADLPILTAAERQQLLVEWNLTQQDYPLQCIHQLFEAQADKTPNAIAVVYKDEQLTYQELNYRSNQLASYLQTLGVAPEVKVGICVERSFLMMVGILGILKAGGAYVPLDPAYPSERLKFMLEDAQITILLTQQSLAPSSEDWGDRQSLTPSSEDWGDRQSLTPSSEDWGDRQSVAPLLKGGWGDLQPLYLDRDWEIVAQQSGENINSGVTAANLAYIIYTSGSTGQPKGVLVEHGGLCNLAQAQIHTFDLKPEHRILQFASLSFDASIFEIVMAWVIGATLYLVPKAARLGSELISYLRHHAITHATLPPAVLKTLSPTQLPALQTLISAGETCSPEIAARWASDRHFFNAYGLTETTVWSTIAEVSDRKDTTIGRAIANTQIYILDAHLQPQPIGIPGEIYIGGVGLARGYLNRPELTAQRFICEWH; encoded by the coding sequence TTGAATACCAATCCTGTCTCGAACGCTGAATTTGTCTTTCCGGCATCGTTCGCCCAGCAGCGATTGTGGTTTCTTCACGCCTTAGCGCCTGGAAATCCTTTCTACAACATCTCGGCTGCGATTCGCTTGCACGGACACCTCAACATTACTGCCTTAGAGCAAACATTTAACGAAATCGTGCGCCGTCACGAAGTTTTGCGAACAAGATTTGAAATGTCAGAGGGACAACTGCATCAAGTTGTGGTAGAGAGCGTGAGTGTACCTCTCGCTATTGTAGACTTACGTACTTTACCTGCAAGCGATCGCGAAGCAGCTGCAAGACAACAGGCGATCGCCCTATCTCAGCGCCCCTTTGACCTGAGCGCAGATTTGCTATTACGGTTGACAATTTTTCAATTAGATGCACTTGAATACATCCTACTATTGAATCTGCACCACATTATTGCCGATGGTTGGTCGATCGGCGTACTGGTACGAGAACTCGGCACGCTCTACACTGCCTTTAGTAGTAATAAATCTTCTCCTCTAGCAGATTTGCCCATTCAATATGCTGACTTCGCTCATTGGCAGCAGGAGTGGTTGCAAGGGGAAGTACTAGAGTCGCAACTGTCGTACTGGCGATCGCAGTTAGCCGATCTTGCAGTTTTAAATCTTCCCACTGACAGAGCGCGATCGCCCATTCAAAGCTACAAAGGTGCGACACACAATTTTCAGCTATCAAAAAATCTCACGCAGTTCCTAGAAGCTTTCAGTCAGCAAGCAGGCGTAACTCTGTTTATGACCTTGCTGGCAGCATTTCAAACGTTGCTACATCGCTATACCGGACAAGAAGATATTGCTGTTGGATCGCCCATAGCTAACCGTAACCGCCCTGAAATAGAGCCATTAATCGGCTTTTTCGTCAATAGCCTAGTGCTGCGAACAGATTTATCTGGCAATCCTACCTTTTGGGAATTGTTGGGACGAGTGCGGGAAGTAACGCTAGGAGCCTATGCACATCAAGATTTACCCTTCGAGAAGTTAGTGGAAGAGTTGCGCCCAGAGCGCGACTTGAGCCGACATCCTTTGTTCTCTGTGGCGATCGCACTGCAAAACACGCCGATTACAGCTTTAGAATTACCTGGACTCGCTTTAAGTCAGTTTGAGTTTGACAGGGGTACGAGCAGATTAGATTTAGAGTTTCATTTATGGCAAACTCCAGCAGGATTGCAAGGGCAGATAATTTACAGTACCGATCTATTCGATCGCAGTACGATCGTCCGAATGCTAGGACATTTTCAAACCTTACTCGCAGGAATTGTTGCCGATCCACATCGACGACTAGCAGACTTACCAATTTTGACAGCAGCAGAACGGCAGCAGCTATTAGTGGAATGGAATCTTACTCAGCAAGATTACCCGTTGCAGTGCATTCATCAATTATTTGAAGCTCAGGCAGATAAAACGCCAAACGCGATCGCTGTTGTCTATAAAGACGAGCAATTAACTTACCAAGAATTGAACTACCGTAGCAACCAACTTGCCAGCTATTTGCAAACACTTGGAGTTGCGCCAGAAGTCAAAGTTGGTATTTGCGTAGAGCGATCGTTCTTGATGATGGTGGGCATTTTAGGAATTCTGAAAGCTGGCGGAGCCTATGTCCCTTTAGATCCCGCCTATCCCTCAGAACGTCTCAAGTTCATGTTAGAGGATGCCCAAATAACTATCCTACTAACACAACAATCCTTAGCCCCCTCTTCGGAGGATTGGGGGGATCGTCAATCCTTAACCCCCTCTTCGGAGGATTGGGGGGATCGTCAATCCTTAACCCCCTCTTCGGAGGATTGGGGGGATCGTCAATCCGTAGCCCCCCTTTTGAAGGGGGGTTGGGGGGATCTTCAACCACTCTACCTCGATCGCGATTGGGAAATCGTTGCTCAACAGAGCGGGGAAAACATAAACAGTGGTGTAACTGCCGCAAATCTTGCCTATATAATTTACACTTCCGGCTCGACCGGACAACCCAAAGGGGTTTTAGTCGAACATGGCGGACTGTGCAATCTAGCCCAAGCGCAAATTCACACCTTCGATCTCAAACCAGAGCATCGAATTCTCCAATTTGCTTCCCTTAGCTTTGATGCTTCTATCTTCGAGATTGTCATGGCATGGGTAATAGGAGCAACCCTATATCTAGTGCCAAAAGCAGCACGTCTAGGATCGGAGTTGATTTCGTATCTACGGCATCACGCCATCACTCATGCTACCCTTCCGCCTGCCGTACTGAAGACTTTATCACCCACTCAATTGCCAGCTTTGCAAACTCTAATTTCTGCTGGAGAAACTTGTTCGCCGGAAATTGCAGCCCGTTGGGCAAGCGATCGCCATTTCTTCAATGCTTACGGGCTGACGGAAACAACTGTTTGGTCTACGATCGCTGAAGTAAGCGATCGTAAAGATACAACTATCGGTCGGGCGATCGCTAACACTCAAATCTACATCCTCGATGCCCACCTCCAACCCCAACCCATCGGTATTCCAGGTGAAATATACATTGGCGGAGTCGGTTTAGCAAGAGGCTACCTCAACCGTCCTGAATTGACTGCTCAACGGTTTATTTGTGAATGGCACTAA